Proteins encoded together in one Etheostoma cragini isolate CJK2018 chromosome 11, CSU_Ecrag_1.0, whole genome shotgun sequence window:
- the LOC117953213 gene encoding trace amine-associated receptor 13c-like: MEFEEGAELCFPQFPNTSCRKPSSPWLQTLLIYTVCYSISLTTVTLNLLIIISISHFRQLHTPTNILLRSLAVSDFLVGLVLMPGEILRKTSCWFLGDFVCFLYNYLSSIITASSIGDIVLISVDRYVAICDPLHYNTRINVNRVKLSVCLCWLYSASYSFLIVKDDLTQPGRYNSCYGECLLVIDYVMKAVDMVLSFIVPVTVIVALYLRVFAVAVSQARAMHSHITAVTLQLSVTPKAKKSELKAARTLGVLVVVFLICFCPYYAVSLAGDSLVNASSASYVLFVFYSNSGLNPVIYALFYPWFRKAVKLIVTLQILQPGSCETNML; this comes from the exons ATGGAGTTTGAGGAAGGAGCTGAGCTCTGCTTTCCACAGTTCCCAAACACCTCCTGCAGGAAGCCCTCGTCTCCTTGGCTCCAAACACTGCTCATTTACACTGTGTGCTACTCCATCTCTCTGACCACTGTGACTCTCAACCTGCTTATCATCATCTCTATCTCTCACTTCAG GCAGCTCCACACACCCACCAACATCCTACTCCGctctctggctgtctcagaCTTTCTAGTGGGCCTCGTGCTGATGCCAGGAGAAATCCTCCGGAAAACATCCTGCTGGTTTCttggtgactttgtgtgttttctttataattatcTTTCAAGCATCATTACCGCATCCTCAATAGGTGACATAGTGCTCATATCAGTTGACCGTTATGTGGCTATTTGTGACCCTCTGCATTACAACACCAGAATTAATGTGAACAGAGTTAAActcagtgtttgtctgtgttggctCTATTCTGCTTCTTACAGCTTTCTCATTGTGAAGGATGACCTGACTCAACCGGGGAGGTATAATTCCTGCTATGGGGAATGTTTGTTGGTCATTGACTATGTCATGAAAGCTGTAGACATGGTTTTGTCCTTTATTGTTCCAGTTACTGTCATTGTAGCTCTGTATCTGAGAGTATTTGCCGTGGCTGTGTCTCAGGCTCGTGCCATGCACTCTCACATTACAGCTGTCACACTCCAGCTGTCGGTGActccaaaggcaaagaaatcagAGCTGAAAGCAGCCAGGACTCTTGGTGTTCTCGTAGTTGTGTTTCTAATATGTTTCTGCCCATATTATGCTGTTTCTCTTGCAGGTGACAGCTTGGTCAATGCTTCATCTGCATCCTATGTTCTCTTTGTGTTCTATTCTAACTCTGGTCTAAACCCTGTGATCTACGCCTTATTTTACCCCTGGTttagaaaagcagttaaactcaTAGTTACTCTTCAGATACTGCAGCCTGGCTCCTGTGAGACCAACATGCTGTAG